The proteins below come from a single Micromonospora citrea genomic window:
- a CDS encoding glycosyltransferase 87 family protein produces the protein MRDRRVAALWSIFVALAAASSALVALRPDRLSDLHIYRGALLHLHAGRPLYDFVAENGGPFTYPPFAALVLWPVAAVPEGVAQGVWLALTCLAVVAIAVAVGRVLVGPGRRRALVVPAVACALMLSAPVQSNLRFGQVSIFIVLLALLDGTGVVPPRLRGVLVGVAAAVKLTPLLFVVYFLATGRYRDAGRAAATFLACAALGAAVLPAASWTYWAEAVRDTSRVGNLASLGNQSVHGMLLRLGLDEASLPLLWAALVAVVCGVALLRARHLAAQGRPGHAAVLVGCATVAASPVSWTHHQIWPVLAAMLLVGAHGVARRVAGAALLVTMVVSLGVVLAPVSTTPGIQFLLENARALGVAALCLAGFGGAALAVAGAERRPPAARGWLRVGTTAALALAFFAVQPLPAGADPTFKAYTLSDVHNPRYFFVCRGPAECAAYGTGSPVTFGTRREKTKVRVNGVVSAEVARLEYHSAPGGAPRGIPLLAAHPGPRTFSFRSATMTHGRLVAYAADGRPLASYDEELAAALDVTGARRSGASPAAP, from the coding sequence ATGCGTGATCGGCGGGTGGCGGCGCTCTGGTCGATCTTCGTCGCTCTCGCCGCGGCGTCGTCGGCGCTCGTGGCCCTCCGCCCCGACCGCCTCTCCGACCTGCACATCTACCGTGGCGCGCTGCTGCACCTGCATGCCGGCCGCCCCCTCTACGACTTCGTCGCCGAGAACGGCGGGCCCTTCACCTACCCGCCGTTCGCGGCCCTCGTGCTGTGGCCGGTCGCGGCCGTCCCCGAGGGCGTCGCGCAGGGGGTCTGGCTGGCGCTGACCTGCCTCGCCGTGGTCGCCATCGCGGTGGCGGTCGGTCGCGTGCTCGTCGGCCCGGGGCGACGACGCGCCCTCGTCGTGCCGGCCGTCGCCTGCGCGCTCATGCTCTCCGCCCCGGTGCAGAGCAACCTGCGCTTCGGCCAGGTCAGCATCTTCATCGTGCTGCTCGCCCTGCTGGACGGCACGGGCGTCGTGCCGCCCCGGCTGCGGGGCGTGCTCGTCGGGGTGGCCGCGGCGGTCAAGCTCACCCCGCTGCTGTTCGTGGTCTACTTCCTCGCCACCGGCCGCTACCGGGACGCCGGGCGGGCCGCGGCCACCTTCCTTGCCTGCGCGGCGCTCGGCGCGGCGGTCCTGCCGGCGGCGAGCTGGACGTACTGGGCCGAGGCGGTCCGGGACACGTCCCGGGTCGGCAACCTCGCCTCCCTCGGCAACCAGTCGGTGCACGGCATGCTGCTGCGACTCGGGCTCGACGAGGCGTCCCTGCCGCTGCTCTGGGCGGCCCTGGTGGCCGTCGTCTGCGGGGTGGCCCTGCTGCGGGCCCGGCACCTCGCCGCGCAGGGGCGGCCCGGCCACGCCGCCGTGCTCGTCGGGTGCGCCACCGTGGCGGCGTCCCCGGTGTCCTGGACCCACCACCAGATCTGGCCGGTGCTGGCGGCGATGCTGCTGGTCGGCGCCCACGGGGTCGCCCGGCGGGTGGCCGGCGCCGCCCTGCTGGTGACGATGGTGGTCTCGCTGGGGGTGGTGCTCGCCCCGGTCTCGACCACCCCCGGCATCCAGTTCCTCCTCGAGAACGCCCGGGCGCTCGGCGTCGCGGCGCTCTGCCTGGCCGGGTTCGGCGGGGCGGCGCTGGCCGTGGCCGGGGCGGAGCGGCGGCCCCCGGCCGCCCGTGGCTGGCTGCGGGTGGGCACCACCGCCGCGCTGGCCCTGGCGTTCTTCGCCGTGCAGCCGCTGCCGGCCGGCGCCGACCCCACGTTCAAGGCCTACACGCTCTCCGACGTGCACAATCCGCGCTACTTCTTCGTCTGCCGGGGCCCGGCGGAGTGCGCCGCGTACGGGACCGGCTCCCCGGTCACCTTCGGCACCCGGCGGGAGAAGACCAAGGTCAGGGTCAACGGGGTGGTGTCGGCGGAGGTCGCCCGGCTGGAATACCACTCGGCCCCCGGGGGCGCGCCGCGGGGCATCCCGCTGCTGGCGGCCCACCCTGGGCCCCGGACGTTCTCGTTCCGGTCGGCGACCATGACGCACGGCCGGCTGGTGGCCTACGCGGCCGACGGGCGGCCGCTCGCCAGCTACGACGAGGAACTGGCCGCCGCGCTCGACGTCACCGGCGCCCGGCGGAGTGGTGCATCGCCTGCCGCCCCTTGA
- a CDS encoding spermidine synthase: protein MGVRFEELAWRETPIGLISLRRRRDPSLGVEVYEVKLDDEFLMSSLFPVAEIELARLGLAPLAGHGLDVVVGGLGLGYTARTALSDDRVGSLLVVEAIEDVIDWHRRELLPFAAGLASDARTRFVRADFFAAVADGTGFDPGEPGRRFHAVLLDVDHSPRNVLHPAHAAFYTPDGLRRLAAHLHPDGVFALWSDDPPDPAFGEALAAVFRTARAHVVPFANPLTGGESANTVYVAQR, encoded by the coding sequence GTGGGCGTGCGATTCGAGGAACTGGCCTGGCGGGAGACCCCCATCGGCCTCATCAGCCTGCGCCGGCGACGCGACCCGTCGCTCGGCGTCGAGGTGTACGAGGTCAAGCTCGACGACGAGTTCCTGATGTCCAGCCTCTTCCCCGTCGCGGAGATCGAGCTGGCCCGGCTGGGGCTCGCCCCGCTTGCCGGGCACGGCCTCGACGTGGTCGTCGGCGGCCTCGGCCTCGGCTACACCGCCCGCACCGCGCTCTCCGACGACCGGGTCGGTTCGCTGCTGGTGGTGGAGGCGATCGAGGACGTCATCGACTGGCACCGCCGGGAGCTGCTGCCCTTCGCCGCCGGGCTGGCCTCCGACGCGCGTACCCGCTTCGTGCGGGCCGACTTCTTCGCCGCCGTCGCCGACGGCACCGGCTTCGACCCGGGGGAGCCGGGGCGGCGGTTCCACGCCGTGCTGCTCGACGTCGACCACTCGCCGCGCAACGTGCTGCACCCCGCCCACGCCGCCTTCTACACGCCGGACGGCCTGCGCCGCCTCGCCGCCCACCTGCACCCGGACGGGGTGTTCGCCCTCTGGTCGGACGATCCGCCCGATCCCGCGTTCGGCGAGGCGCTCGCCGCCGTGTTCCGCACCGCGCGGGCGCACGTCGTCCCGTTCGCCAACCCGCTGACCGGCGGCGAGTCGGCGAACACCGTGTACGTCGCCCAGCGCTGA
- a CDS encoding alcohol dehydrogenase catalytic domain-containing protein, whose protein sequence is MLAGRLHLADRTLRMESVAVPEPAPGQVRIRVEAAGVCLSDVHLIDGTLTPLYLPGDVVTLGHEVAGVVDALGDDVEGWEPGRRVLLQAGERDRRGTVFTRGVDYDGGWAEYAVASEDTVVPIPDDLPFEQACIIPDAVSTPWAAVTDTARTRPGEAVGVWGVGGLGAHAVQLLRLVGAAPVIAVEPLATARDRAVALGADAVLDPADPAFRDAVLELTDGRGLDVAFDFAGVTAVREQALTVLGRRGRLVLAGIAGKPVTIASDSPFNYFQQAVLGHYGSESEHVVQLVSLARQRRLDLSGSVSDVLPLAEAEEAVRRVHTKQGNPIRLILRP, encoded by the coding sequence ATGCTGGCCGGGCGGCTGCACCTGGCGGACCGGACGCTGCGGATGGAGTCGGTGGCGGTGCCGGAGCCGGCGCCGGGGCAGGTGCGGATCAGGGTCGAGGCGGCGGGGGTCTGCCTCTCCGACGTGCACCTGATCGACGGCACCCTCACCCCGCTCTACCTGCCCGGCGACGTGGTGACGCTCGGTCACGAGGTGGCCGGGGTCGTCGACGCGCTGGGCGATGACGTCGAGGGGTGGGAGCCGGGCCGGCGGGTGCTGCTCCAGGCGGGGGAGCGGGACCGGCGCGGCACGGTGTTCACCCGCGGCGTGGACTACGACGGCGGCTGGGCCGAGTACGCGGTGGCCAGCGAGGACACGGTGGTGCCGATCCCGGACGACCTGCCGTTCGAGCAGGCCTGCATCATTCCGGACGCGGTCTCCACGCCGTGGGCGGCGGTGACGGACACCGCGCGTACCCGCCCCGGCGAGGCGGTCGGGGTGTGGGGCGTGGGCGGCCTGGGCGCGCACGCCGTGCAGTTGCTGCGCCTGGTCGGCGCGGCCCCGGTCATCGCGGTGGAGCCGTTGGCCACGGCACGGGACCGGGCGGTGGCCCTCGGGGCCGACGCGGTGCTCGACCCGGCCGACCCCGCGTTCCGCGACGCCGTGCTGGAGCTGACCGACGGGCGCGGGCTGGACGTGGCGTTCGACTTCGCCGGGGTGACCGCCGTGCGCGAGCAGGCGCTGACCGTCCTCGGCCGCCGCGGCCGGCTGGTCCTCGCCGGCATCGCCGGCAAGCCGGTCACCATCGCCTCCGACAGCCCGTTCAACTACTTCCAGCAGGCGGTGCTCGGCCACTACGGCTCCGAGTCCGAGCACGTCGTGCAGCTCGTGTCCCTGGCCCGGCAGCGGCGGCTCGACCTGAGCGGCTCGGTCAGCGACGTGCTGCCGCTCGCCGAGGCCGAGGAGGCGGTGCGGCGGGTGCACACCAAGCAGGGCAACCCGATCCGGCTGATCCTGCGCCCCTGA
- a CDS encoding response regulator transcription factor, protein MATAGLNTVVVVDDHPAIVSGIEAWCAAADPPVRVVDSGGTPAVAWTDPGLYADVIVLDLLLDGQVPAYPDLRRLVEAGRRVIVYTMREDRDTILTCLDLGAFTCLAKTEGPGHLVHAIRAAGADLPYTSPSMARAISTDARPDRPRLTPRETDVLVSWFACESKEMVARKLGLSVRTVNSYIDRVRIRYANAGRPASTKAALVARAIQDGLVRLDEL, encoded by the coding sequence ATGGCGACCGCGGGGCTGAACACGGTGGTGGTCGTCGACGACCACCCGGCGATCGTCTCCGGGATCGAGGCGTGGTGTGCCGCCGCCGACCCGCCGGTCCGGGTCGTCGACTCCGGCGGGACACCGGCGGTGGCGTGGACGGATCCGGGCCTCTACGCCGACGTCATCGTGCTCGACCTGCTGCTCGACGGGCAGGTCCCGGCGTACCCCGACCTGCGACGGCTCGTCGAGGCCGGCCGCCGGGTGATCGTCTACACCATGCGGGAGGACCGCGACACGATCCTCACGTGCCTCGACCTCGGCGCGTTCACCTGTCTGGCCAAGACGGAGGGGCCCGGCCACCTGGTCCACGCGATCCGCGCGGCGGGCGCGGACCTGCCCTACACGTCGCCGTCGATGGCCCGCGCCATCAGCACGGACGCCCGACCCGACCGGCCACGGCTCACGCCGAGGGAGACCGACGTGCTGGTCAGCTGGTTCGCCTGCGAGTCCAAGGAGATGGTGGCCCGCAAGCTCGGCCTGTCGGTGCGCACGGTCAACAGCTACATCGACCGGGTCCGCATCCGGTACGCCAACGCCGGGCGTCCCGCCTCCACGAAGGCCGCGCTGGTCGCCCGGGCCATCCAGGACGGTCTCGTCCGGCTCGACGAGTTGTAG
- a CDS encoding sensor histidine kinase, which produces MRATALCCVSGAALFQAGPDRRALVVGTVVGLVAWTVAYARFSSRRWLLPADTLVIMLLCLTQRWTVPPDAVADSTNWVLALVSVTAVAHQWLTTAAGGVLLTAAVVVAHLAGNALALPDTWWGTVPLGLWTFAEAGLSRVLFLLVRAGARQADLALAASARARREAAVAAARRADEREHLAVLHDTAAATLLAVGARMVDGTEPWLAEQAARDLEVLAGQPGLPGGDTDLVRLLAQVARHAPVAVDVRAPAALPMPAVRATAVSAAVREALTNVARHSGVDTAELVVRPAGGRILVEVSDRGGGFAPEGVPPHRRGVSQSIAQRVARVGGRAVVTSRPGAGTLVSLEVPSG; this is translated from the coding sequence ATGCGCGCCACGGCGCTGTGCTGCGTGAGCGGCGCCGCGCTGTTCCAGGCCGGCCCGGACCGGCGTGCCCTGGTCGTCGGCACGGTCGTCGGGCTCGTCGCCTGGACCGTCGCGTACGCCCGCTTCAGCTCCCGGCGCTGGCTGTTGCCCGCGGACACGCTGGTGATCATGCTGCTGTGCCTGACCCAACGGTGGACCGTGCCCCCGGACGCGGTGGCGGACAGCACGAACTGGGTTCTCGCCCTCGTGTCGGTCACGGCCGTCGCCCACCAGTGGCTCACCACCGCGGCCGGCGGCGTGCTGCTGACCGCCGCGGTCGTGGTGGCGCACCTGGCCGGGAACGCCCTCGCCCTGCCCGACACCTGGTGGGGCACCGTTCCGCTCGGCCTGTGGACCTTCGCCGAGGCCGGCCTGTCCAGGGTGCTGTTCCTGCTCGTCCGGGCCGGGGCCCGACAGGCCGACCTCGCCCTCGCGGCCAGCGCACGGGCCCGGCGCGAAGCGGCGGTCGCGGCTGCCCGGCGTGCGGACGAGCGGGAGCACCTGGCGGTGCTGCACGACACCGCGGCAGCCACCCTGCTCGCGGTAGGCGCACGCATGGTCGACGGCACCGAGCCGTGGCTGGCCGAGCAGGCCGCCCGCGACCTGGAGGTCCTGGCCGGGCAGCCCGGCCTTCCCGGCGGCGACACGGACCTCGTACGGCTGCTGGCCCAGGTGGCGCGGCACGCCCCGGTCGCGGTGGACGTGCGCGCGCCGGCGGCCCTGCCGATGCCGGCGGTCCGGGCCACGGCGGTCAGCGCGGCGGTCCGGGAGGCGCTGACGAACGTGGCCCGCCATTCCGGCGTCGACACCGCGGAACTGGTGGTCAGGCCGGCGGGTGGCCGGATCCTGGTGGAGGTCTCCGACCGGGGCGGGGGCTTCGCGCCGGAGGGGGTGCCGCCGCACCGGCGCGGGGTGTCGCAGTCCATAGCGCAGCGCGTGGCGCGGGTCGGCGGGCGGGCGGTCGTGACGTCCCGTCCCGGCGCCGGCACCCTGGTCTCCCTGGAGGTGCCGAGTGGCTGA
- a CDS encoding maleylpyruvate isomerase N-terminal domain-containing protein yields the protein MTASPTTALPGDTRAWADLVSATSDECRAVLAGGADRDWSVPAAGLDWTCRQTLDHLALGLVGYAGLLIARPTDRYITLFAALDPQAEITACLEGIGIAATLLAGTVRHSVGQVRAWHPWGHSDPAGFAAMGIVELTAHTYDIARALGVTWAPPEQASVAAVARLFPDAPTGHRPSDTLLWCTGRTALPGLPRRTTWQWDGTVR from the coding sequence ATGACCGCGTCACCGACGACGGCGCTCCCCGGCGACACCCGGGCCTGGGCCGACCTGGTCTCCGCCACGTCGGACGAGTGCCGGGCGGTCCTCGCCGGCGGCGCCGACCGGGACTGGTCGGTCCCCGCCGCCGGTCTCGACTGGACCTGCCGCCAGACCCTCGACCATCTGGCTCTGGGCCTGGTCGGATACGCGGGCCTGCTCATCGCTCGCCCCACCGACAGGTACATCACCCTGTTCGCCGCGCTCGACCCGCAGGCGGAGATCACGGCCTGCCTGGAGGGCATCGGGATCGCCGCGACGCTGCTGGCCGGCACGGTCCGGCACAGCGTCGGGCAGGTGCGGGCCTGGCACCCGTGGGGCCACTCCGACCCGGCCGGGTTCGCCGCGATGGGGATCGTCGAGCTGACCGCGCACACGTACGACATCGCCCGCGCCCTCGGCGTCACCTGGGCGCCGCCGGAGCAGGCCAGCGTCGCCGCCGTGGCTCGGCTGTTCCCCGACGCGCCGACCGGGCACCGTCCCTCGGACACCCTGCTCTGGTGCACCGGTCGGACCGCGCTGCCCGGGCTGCCCCGGCGGACGACCTGGCAGTGGGACGGGACCGTGCGCTGA
- a CDS encoding NAD(P)-dependent oxidoreductase — translation MDTGRAPVTVVGLGQMGSALATTLVETGHPVTAWNRSAGRARAVADRGVRVAETPREAITASRLVVVCLRDYAAVHAVLDPVVDALAGRTLVNLTSGSPEQARETATWAATHGVDYLDGAIMTTPPGVGSPEVMFLFAGAEAAFTTHRPTLAALGDPLHLGTDPGLASLYDVALLGLMWSTMTGWLHGTALVGAERTPATAFTPVALRWLATVGTFLTRYAGQVDAGRYPGDDATVDIQIAAIEHLIHAAADRGVDNALPELLRDMMRKAEAGGHGADSYASLITVLRPSAGAR, via the coding sequence ATGGATACCGGACGCGCACCGGTGACCGTCGTCGGGCTGGGCCAGATGGGATCGGCGCTGGCCACCACCCTCGTGGAAACCGGCCACCCGGTCACGGCCTGGAACCGGTCCGCCGGCAGGGCCCGGGCCGTGGCCGACCGGGGCGTCCGCGTCGCGGAGACGCCCCGGGAGGCGATCACGGCGAGCCGTCTCGTCGTCGTCTGCCTGCGGGACTACGCCGCGGTGCACGCCGTCCTCGACCCGGTCGTCGACGCGCTCGCCGGCCGGACCCTGGTCAACCTCACCTCCGGCTCGCCCGAGCAGGCCCGGGAGACGGCCACCTGGGCCGCGACGCACGGGGTCGACTACCTCGACGGAGCGATCATGACGACACCACCGGGAGTCGGCAGTCCGGAGGTGATGTTCCTCTTCGCTGGCGCGGAGGCGGCCTTCACCACTCACCGGCCGACCCTGGCGGCGCTGGGCGACCCGCTGCACCTGGGCACCGACCCGGGGCTGGCCTCGCTCTACGACGTGGCGCTGCTCGGCCTGATGTGGTCGACCATGACCGGCTGGCTGCACGGCACCGCCCTGGTCGGCGCGGAGCGGACGCCAGCCACGGCGTTCACGCCGGTGGCGCTGCGCTGGTTGGCGACGGTCGGCACCTTCCTGACCCGGTACGCCGGTCAGGTGGACGCCGGACGGTACCCGGGCGACGACGCGACCGTCGACATCCAGATCGCGGCCATCGAGCACCTCATCCACGCCGCCGCCGACCGGGGCGTCGACAACGCGCTGCCCGAGTTGCTGCGGGACATGATGCGCAAGGCGGAGGCCGGCGGCCACGGCGCGGACAGCTACGCGAGCCTGATCACGGTCCTGCGCCCGTCGGCCGGGGCGAGGTGA